In Deltaproteobacteria bacterium, the DNA window CAAGTTGTGTGTTAGGCTTCTGTGGGAAGGAGAACCGTGGATGAAGGGATATCAAGGGAAGTGCCTGGTCGTTGACCTCTCCCGTGGGACTGTCAAGGAGAGTCCGCTCAATATGGAAGACGCCCGGAGGTTCGTGGGCGGACGGGGGCTGGCCACCAAGATGCTTTTCGACATGATAGATCCAAGGGTTGAGCCCCTGGGTCCTGAGAATGTCCTGATCATGATGACCGGCCCATTGACTGCCTCGGGCGCCCCATCGGCATGCCGTTATATGGTCGTGACAAAGTCACCCCTCACAGGACTCGTTGCCTCTTCCAATTCCGGAGGGTTCTTCCCGGCCGAGTTGAAAAGAGCCGGTTTCGATGGGATTGTCTTTAAGGGAAAGTCTCCAGAGCCCGTCTATCTCTACGTTCATGAGGGCCGGGCCGAACTGAGAGATGCCACCCACCTCTGGGGCAAGACCGTCTCCCAGACCGAAGAGGCCCTTGCTCAGGAACTGGGTGAGGCGAGGGTGCGGGTCGCATGCATCGGACCGGGGGGCGAGAGGTTGAGCCGCATCTCCGGTGTAATGAACGACCGCTACCGGGCGGCGGGCCGGTCAGGCGTGGGTGCGGTGATGGGGTCAAAGAACCTCAAGGCTGTGGTTGCACGAGGCACGTCGGACGTGCCGATCGGCGACCCTGGAGGGTTTCGAGCCGCCGTGAAGGCTGCCCGGGAAAAGATCAGGACCTCTCCAACGACCTCCGAGCTCTTCCCTGAGCTCGGCACGGCGGTCCTGGTCAACCCGATGAACAACCTAGGCATGTTTCCGACCCTTAATTTCCGGGAGGCCACCTTCGATGCGGCTGAGAAGATCAGTGCCGAGACCATGAAGGGGACGATCGTCAAGAGAAAAAAGGCATGCTACGGCTGCACCATTGCGTGTACCCGCTGGAGCGAGGTGGATGACCCCAAGTACGCCTGCAAGGGGGAAGGGCCTGAGTACGAGACGGTTTGGGCACTGGGGGCGCTCTGCGGGGTGGACAACCTCCACGCCGTGGCCAAGGCCAACTGCCTTTGTAACGACCTCGGCCTGGACACCATGAGCGTGGGCGGTACCATAGCGTGCGCCATGGAGATGGCCGAGGACGGGGTTATCCCAGAGGCTGACATCGGCTTCAAGCTAGGGTTCGGAGACGCTGATGCCATGGTGAAGCTGACGGAGATGATCGGCTATCGCGAGGGGTTCGGCGATGTGCTTGCCGAGGGCTCGTACCTGCTCGCCGTGAAATACGGGAGGCCGGAATACTTCCAGGGGGTGAAGAGGCAGGAACCTGCCGGGTATGATCCACGTGCGTCACAGGGTATGGGGCTCGCCTATGCCACTTCAAACAGGGGCGCCTGCCACGTGAGGGCCTTCATGATCGGTGTGGAGGTTTTCGGAGCACCTGTCAAACTCGAGCCCTCAGCC includes these proteins:
- a CDS encoding aldehyde ferredoxin oxidoreductase family protein; the protein is MKGYQGKCLVVDLSRGTVKESPLNMEDARRFVGGRGLATKMLFDMIDPRVEPLGPENVLIMMTGPLTASGAPSACRYMVVTKSPLTGLVASSNSGGFFPAELKRAGFDGIVFKGKSPEPVYLYVHEGRAELRDATHLWGKTVSQTEEALAQELGEARVRVACIGPGGERLSRISGVMNDRYRAAGRSGVGAVMGSKNLKAVVARGTSDVPIGDPGGFRAAVKAAREKIRTSPTTSELFPELGTAVLVNPMNNLGMFPTLNFREATFDAAEKISAETMKGTIVKRKKACYGCTIACTRWSEVDDPKYACKGEGPEYETVWALGALCGVDNLHAVAKANCLCNDLGLDTMSVGGTIACAMEMAEDGVIPEADIGFKLGFGDADAMVKLTEMIGYREGFGDVLAEGSYLLAVKYGRPEYFQGVKRQEPAGYDPRASQGMGLAYATSNRGACHVRAFMIGVEVFGAPVKLEPSATAEKAHWLKIFQDTSAFTDALGFCNFVLQAFGGEEMAEMFSRTTGESFGWDDLLKVGERIWNLERLFNIRAGMNPADDVLPLRQMTPEGAIPRGPTRGQHNRLGEMLPEYYQERGWDSSGMPTPEKLAELGIEL